Proteins co-encoded in one Seriola aureovittata isolate HTS-2021-v1 ecotype China chromosome 1, ASM2101889v1, whole genome shotgun sequence genomic window:
- the LOC130170774 gene encoding protein PIGBOS1: MFGRRVPFAQMAFATLLGVAGGVYIYRPYFDPVPKNSGQQNEDMTKKQNETDNNSSLSGNTSQTEATITK, encoded by the coding sequence ATGTTTGGACGAAGAGTACCTTTCGCACAGATGGCCTTTGCCACACTGCTCGGAGTTGCTGGTGGAGTTTATATCTACAGGCCTTATTTTGACCCGGTGCCGAAGAACTCAGGACAGCAAAATGAGGacatgacaaagaaacagaatgaAACAGACAATAATTCATCACTCTCAGGAAATACTTCACAGACAGAAGCCACAATAACTAAATGA